A stretch of the Lepus europaeus isolate LE1 unplaced genomic scaffold, mLepTim1.pri SCAFFOLD_3_1, whole genome shotgun sequence genome encodes the following:
- the LOC133755299 gene encoding nucleoporin p58/p45-like, translating into MFLGDAVDVFEAKRAEAKKWQNAPRVTTGPTPFGTMPNAAAVIMAATLTQQQQPATGFGTSSGFGCSTTGASTFGFGTTNKPSGSLSAGFGSSSTSGFTFSNPGITASAGLTFGASNPASAGFGTGGQLLQLKKPPAGNKRGKR; encoded by the exons ATGTTCTTGGGAGATGCAGTAGATGTGTTTGAAGCCAAGCGAGCAGAAGCCAAGAAGTGGCAGAATGCACCCAGAGTTACTACTGGACCCACCCCTTTCGGCACCATGCCAAATGCAGCAGCTGTTATCATGGCTGCAACACTTACACAGCAGCAACAGCCTGCTACAG GATTTGGAACTAGCTCTGGTTTTGGATGCAGCACCACAGGGGCCTCAACATTTGGATTTGGAACAACAAATAAGCCCTCAGGAAGTCTTAGTGCAG GCTTTGGCAGCTCAAGTACATCTGGGTTTACCTTCAGCAATCCTGGCATCACGGCATCAGCTGGTTTGACATTTGGGGCGTCCAATCCTGCCTCTGCAGGTTTTGGAACAGGAGGACAACTCCTTCAGTTGAAGAAACCTCCAGCTggaaacaaaagaggaaaaagataa